The Deltaproteobacteria bacterium genome includes a region encoding these proteins:
- a CDS encoding TonB C-terminal domain-containing protein, which yields MGNTMSTSWGDTGLSSVFRAPFLLSSILLHGLLALLTLRLVNLQIAKPEPEVPIAVQLAEVRVPEVREGSSPNKSIGPGQGPGGPKTMPKLGTPIPPAPRTGKIDSGSLEATAPSKNAEPATEPPPKPVALPGPKVLASADTRQESVNAKETSPDSLVRLPTRDAPTNLPGSAAADAELNQRSLAMAKGASDGPGIRGLKEGAQIPGALKGTGTGTGPYGVPGGSKSGTGIAGGGTGTGTGGGSATGLRGIPAAEFNSYLTQLKKRVEAVWRFPDGVSGVQRVAVVFSLDRAGRLIQADVIDSSDTRINSSAVDAMRRASPFPPIPDSLKELANEPLRMQFTVTVGVRG from the coding sequence ATGGGCAACACGATGTCCACTTCTTGGGGAGATACGGGCCTCTCCTCGGTTTTCCGTGCCCCCTTTCTGCTGTCCTCCATTCTGTTGCATGGCTTGCTGGCCCTCTTGACGTTGCGCCTGGTTAACTTGCAGATCGCCAAACCGGAGCCGGAAGTGCCGATCGCCGTGCAGTTGGCGGAGGTGCGCGTGCCCGAGGTGCGCGAAGGCAGTTCGCCCAACAAGAGCATCGGCCCGGGCCAGGGCCCCGGCGGTCCCAAGACTATGCCCAAGCTCGGCACGCCGATTCCACCGGCGCCGAGAACCGGCAAAATCGATAGTGGCTCGCTCGAAGCCACCGCTCCAAGCAAGAACGCCGAGCCGGCCACCGAGCCGCCCCCTAAACCGGTGGCCCTTCCCGGTCCCAAAGTGTTAGCCTCAGCGGATACGCGCCAGGAATCGGTCAACGCCAAGGAAACTTCACCCGATTCGCTAGTTCGCCTGCCGACCCGCGATGCGCCGACCAATTTGCCCGGCAGCGCCGCGGCGGACGCCGAGCTCAACCAGAGGAGCTTGGCAATGGCCAAAGGTGCGAGCGACGGCCCAGGCATTCGCGGGCTTAAAGAAGGCGCGCAGATTCCCGGGGCGCTCAAAGGCACGGGCACCGGCACAGGACCCTACGGTGTGCCCGGCGGCAGCAAGAGTGGCACTGGCATCGCCGGCGGCGGCACCGGCACGGGTACCGGCGGCGGCAGTGCCACTGGATTACGGGGCATCCCCGCGGCGGAATTCAATAGCTATCTCACCCAGCTAAAAAAACGCGTCGAAGCGGTCTGGCGCTTTCCCGATGGTGTTTCCGGTGTGCAGCGTGTCGCTGTCGTCTTCTCCCTCGACCGCGCCGGCCGGCTGATTCAAGCCGATGTCATCGATTCTTCCGATACCCGCATTAACTCAAGCGCCGTGGATGCCATGAGAAGGGCCTCGCCTTTTCCGCCGATCCCCGACAGTTTGAAAGAACTCGCCAACGAGCCATTGCGCATGCAGTTCACCGTCACCGTCGGCGTGCGTGGCTGA